CACTTTTTTAATATCAATCAACGATTCGTATTCCCCAATACTTGCGTGAATGTGTGGCGGTACGTGGTCATTTCTGTAAACGTTTATCTTAATACCGTCTAAAAATTCATATACTGGCATGGTTGTCAATTTTTATTCAAATATAACAAGTGTTGCCTAATTAGATACCTTTTGGGTTGGCAATTTTCAAAATATTATTAAACGGATGCTCCTTTTGTTTGTTCCAAATCTCACGTATTTTCTGGGCGTGTTCTCGTTTGGTAACTTTGATATACTTCATAAATGCCTTTTCGGTGCGGTGTCCTGTCATTTCCATAATGGTAATGGTTGGTACGCCTAACAAATACTGATTCGTTGCAAAACTCCTGCGGGCGATGTGCGTCGTAATAAGTTCGTATTTGGGTAATTGTTGAGTTATGCGTTTTCCTCCTGTGGTGTAGATAATCGTTTCTAAGGCATCAAAACCAACTAAACGCCCTATTTCTTTGAGATAACGGTTTAGGGGTTGATTAGTCAAAGACGGGGCAAATTATTGGCATATTTACCGTGATAATGGGTTATTGATTCGGGGGACACTTTTTGCGTATTTTATAGGATTTTATCGGTTTTTGTCGGATTTTTTTGTAAGTACTTGATAATCAGTGTATTTTAATGTTTTTAAAAAGTATAGGATTATGTTGTTCGAGTCCGCCCTTTACCACAATAGCACAAGAAAAACCCTTAACAATCAATTTGTTAAGGGTTTTGTCTTTTTAGGCTTATCAAAGATTTAATTCTTGAATGCTCCTAGTTTCATGGCTATCAATCATATTGGTATTTGTATTGAAATATAGGCTAATACAAGTTATCTTTTTGGGTGATGTTAAAAAGTACTTATAATATTCTTTATTTGTCTCTAAAATATCAATGATTCAATAACTTCCAATCTCAATGCTACAATTTTATGCAGGATTTTTTTCTATTCCTGAAATATCGTATAGGGTTGTTCTTGTATTAATAGCTACGTAATCCTGCCTTTTCTCTTGTACTGGTATTATATCCAAGAATAAATAGCTATTATTGATTATTTTCCATTCTTCAAACAGTTTTTCCCAATCGTGTATTTCGAGAATATTAAAGGGGGGTATCAGGTGGATAATTTTAACTGGTTGTATTAAGAGTATCGAGCATTCTATGAGCAAGAACCGATACCAATGCTGTTGAAAATGCTCTAGCCTCTAAAAAGAAATAGATAGAGGTAATTGCCCCAAAACAAAAATCGGTGCTATGGCAAATTTGTATTGCTATAGCACCGATTGCTTAAAACTCTATAATTATTTGATTAAGTCGCTAAGAGTTGTTTCTTCCAAAACCGCTAGGTTAGCATCTCTCCACTTTTCCATTACATTTCTCAATGAACAAGCTTCTTCGCTCACACAGTCGTCGCATTTACCATAAAAATGTAAAGAAACGCATAGTGTTGGTGAAATAGGGCCATCGATAATACGTATGATTTTAGCAAAACTTACTTGTTCTGGAGGCATACGAAGGTAATACCCTCCCCCTTTTCCTTTCTGACTTTGCAAAATACCGTGGTTACGAAGCTCTAATAAAATAGCTTCTAAGAATTTTTTTGGAATGTGTTCTGACTCTGCAATATTAGCAATTAACAACGGCCCTTTCTCATATTCACGAGCAAGAACTTTCAAAGCTTTCAAAGCGTATTTGGCTTTTTTGGAAATCATATTCTGTTTAGTTTCTTGATGCTTGATTCTTATAAAAAGGATTCTTGGCAGGTATTATTAACCTAGTTTCCAGAAACAAGAATCCAGTATCCAGA
The DNA window shown above is from Flectobacillus major DSM 103 and carries:
- a CDS encoding DUF4160 domain-containing protein — translated: MPVYEFLDGIKINVYRNDHVPPHIHASIGEYESLIDIKKVSEMVGNLPKTHLRKVLLFVKENQDDLLEEFYNLNPKIKRI
- a CDS encoding tyrosine-type recombinase/integrase, whose product is MTNQPLNRYLKEIGRLVGFDALETIIYTTGGKRITQQLPKYELITTHIARRSFATNQYLLGVPTITIMEMTGHRTEKAFMKYIKVTKREHAQKIREIWNKQKEHPFNNILKIANPKGI
- a CDS encoding RrF2 family transcriptional regulator, producing MISKKAKYALKALKVLAREYEKGPLLIANIAESEHIPKKFLEAILLELRNHGILQSQKGKGGGYYLRMPPEQVSFAKIIRIIDGPISPTLCVSLHFYGKCDDCVSEEACSLRNVMEKWRDANLAVLEETTLSDLIK